A region from the Corallococcus caeni genome encodes:
- the truD gene encoding tRNA pseudouridine(13) synthase TruD, which yields MRIKQKPEDFSVKESYRFDEVESGRHRVYLMDKQKLSTFDAVNRIRDAFGLKPGAISYCGLKDKQGRTEQIIAVDGADVDMQEPDLRLKFLGRTDKPLSARNITSNRFSVTVRALTHDSLAPLNLAAAEVNRLGVVNYFDSQRFGALKHGQGFIAKDLIRGDFEAALHNYFARPSDLDRTEDAKVKGFWRDNWGRWDARVPFEGAKKYHRILRSLRDHPGDWLRAFLQIDSDYRAMILFEYQSFLWNEGVRRYLQLMLPREAMFPMRYQAGTLLHYRDATPDVLHTLREKTFPLVGPDTTFEDPKVAEAMAWVLGKEKLKLPDLRIKGAERMLYFKEEQRPLVMFPHKLVVGRTQNDDVNRGEIKVNVAFTLPPGAYATLVIKRLFHFEYTEDTKEDIRTSQRPRLVTTEHEEARVDAARSAARASEGPSRHRDLADKRPAPPAREPRAPSRIGRPARASRETTPEPVKKGVRSDRAERPAARPAPVGTLTAPAPPEPEIPLGFRAKQKQRKQVKAESRAEKAEKQRLAAAKSAKKQKRK from the coding sequence GTGCGAATCAAGCAAAAACCCGAGGACTTCTCCGTGAAGGAGTCCTACCGCTTCGACGAAGTCGAGAGCGGCCGCCATCGCGTCTACCTCATGGACAAGCAGAAGCTGTCCACGTTCGACGCGGTCAACCGCATCCGTGACGCGTTCGGTCTGAAGCCCGGCGCCATCAGCTACTGCGGCCTCAAGGACAAGCAGGGCCGGACCGAGCAGATCATCGCCGTGGACGGCGCCGACGTGGACATGCAGGAGCCCGACCTGCGCCTGAAGTTCCTGGGCCGGACGGACAAGCCGCTGTCCGCGCGCAACATCACCTCCAACCGCTTCTCCGTCACCGTGCGCGCCCTGACGCACGACTCGCTGGCGCCGCTCAACCTGGCCGCCGCGGAGGTGAACCGGCTGGGCGTGGTGAACTACTTCGACAGCCAGCGCTTCGGCGCGCTCAAGCACGGCCAGGGCTTCATCGCCAAGGACCTCATCCGGGGCGACTTCGAGGCCGCGCTGCACAACTACTTCGCCCGCCCCTCGGACCTGGACCGCACCGAGGACGCCAAGGTGAAGGGCTTCTGGCGCGACAACTGGGGCCGCTGGGACGCGCGCGTGCCCTTCGAGGGCGCGAAGAAGTACCACCGCATCCTGCGCAGCCTGCGTGACCACCCGGGCGACTGGCTCCGCGCGTTCCTGCAGATCGACTCGGACTACCGGGCGATGATCCTCTTCGAGTACCAGAGCTTCCTCTGGAACGAGGGCGTCCGCCGCTACCTCCAGCTGATGCTGCCGCGCGAGGCCATGTTCCCCATGCGCTACCAGGCCGGCACGCTGCTGCACTACCGGGACGCGACCCCGGACGTGCTGCACACGCTGCGCGAGAAGACCTTCCCGCTCGTGGGGCCGGACACCACCTTCGAGGATCCGAAGGTGGCGGAGGCCATGGCGTGGGTGCTGGGCAAGGAGAAGCTCAAGCTCCCGGACCTGCGCATCAAGGGCGCGGAGCGGATGCTCTACTTCAAGGAGGAGCAGCGCCCGCTGGTGATGTTCCCGCACAAGCTCGTCGTGGGCCGCACGCAGAACGACGACGTGAACCGCGGCGAGATCAAGGTCAACGTGGCCTTCACGCTGCCCCCGGGCGCGTACGCCACGCTGGTCATCAAGCGCCTGTTCCACTTCGAGTACACGGAGGACACGAAGGAGGACATCCGCACCTCGCAGCGTCCCCGGCTCGTCACCACCGAGCACGAGGAGGCCCGCGTGGACGCGGCCCGCAGCGCCGCCCGCGCCTCCGAAGGCCCGTCGCGCCACCGCGACCTGGCCGACAAGCGCCCCGCCCCCCCGGCCCGCGAGCCGCGCGCCCCCAGCCGCATCGGCCGTCCGGCCCGCGCCTCCCGCGAGACCACGCCCGAACCCGTGAAGAAGGGGGTCCGGAGCGACCGCGCCGAGCGCCCGGCTGCCCGGCCCGCGCCCGTGGGCACCCTCACGGCCCCTGCCCCGCCGGAGCCGGAGATTCCGCTGGGCTTCCGGGCGAAGCAGAAGCAGCGCAAGCAGGTGAAGGCCGAGAGCCGGGCGGAAAAGGCTGAAAAGCAGCGCCTGGCTGCCGCCAAGTCCGCGAAAAAACAGAAGCGGAAGTGA